The following proteins are encoded in a genomic region of Stegostoma tigrinum isolate sSteTig4 chromosome 2, sSteTig4.hap1, whole genome shotgun sequence:
- the edn1 gene encoding endothelin-1 isoform X1, protein MCSAVSTLCFKENVSIYHFKSHYGIGSPLSGAAVTNSPVSSASQASSSIPRRLSRTKRCSCSSFLDKECIYFCHLDIIWINTPERVVPYGLGSSPRVKRSVKKKLTTLAQRRQRCECRSQEDSVCWQFCEDGQQTPRFSVKTKVQKQSTVEASDRMDHNKPNCTGLNCICHLLNMNKRLESANSKHLPTLMKWIYRIRELR, encoded by the exons ATGTGTTCTGCAGTCTCAACATTATGCTTTAAGGAGAATGTTAGCATTTATCATTTTAAATCACATTATGGAATAG GTTCTCCACTTTCTGGTGCTGCAGTGACCAACTCTCCGGTCTCCTCTGCCAGCCAAGCTTCAAGTTCGATTCCCCGCCGGCTCAGCCGTACTAAGCGCTGTTCCTGCTCCTCTTTTCTGGACAAGGAATGCATCTACTTCTGCCACTTGGACATCATCTGGATCAACACACCCGA GCGAGTTGTCCCATATGGACTGGGCAGTTCCCCTCGGGTCAAAAGGTCCGTGAAGAAAAAATTGACAACGCTGGCTCAACGGAGGCAACGGTGTGAATGTCGAAGCCAAGAAGACAGCGTGTGCTGGCAATTCTGTGAAGATGGGCAACAGACACCAAG ATTTTCAGTCAAGACCAAAGTACAAAAGCAGAGCACAGTGGAAGCTTCAGATAGAATGGACCATAACAAACCAAACTGCACTGGACTGAACTGTATTTGTCATCTCCTTAACATGAATAAAAG GTTGGAGTCAGCAAACAGCAAGCATTTACCTACATTAATGAAATGGATCTACAGAATAAGGGAATTAAGATAA
- the edn1 gene encoding endothelin-1 isoform X2 has translation MDFNMFFSLLPLLWALHFSTGSPLSGAAVTNSPVSSASQASSSIPRRLSRTKRCSCSSFLDKECIYFCHLDIIWINTPERVVPYGLGSSPRVKRSVKKKLTTLAQRRQRCECRSQEDSVCWQFCEDGQQTPRFSVKTKVQKQSTVEASDRMDHNKPNCTGLNCICHLLNMNKRLESANSKHLPTLMKWIYRIRELR, from the exons ATGGACTTTAATATGTTCTTTTCCCTGCTCCCTCTCTTGTGGGCACTGCACTTTTCAACAG GTTCTCCACTTTCTGGTGCTGCAGTGACCAACTCTCCGGTCTCCTCTGCCAGCCAAGCTTCAAGTTCGATTCCCCGCCGGCTCAGCCGTACTAAGCGCTGTTCCTGCTCCTCTTTTCTGGACAAGGAATGCATCTACTTCTGCCACTTGGACATCATCTGGATCAACACACCCGA GCGAGTTGTCCCATATGGACTGGGCAGTTCCCCTCGGGTCAAAAGGTCCGTGAAGAAAAAATTGACAACGCTGGCTCAACGGAGGCAACGGTGTGAATGTCGAAGCCAAGAAGACAGCGTGTGCTGGCAATTCTGTGAAGATGGGCAACAGACACCAAG ATTTTCAGTCAAGACCAAAGTACAAAAGCAGAGCACAGTGGAAGCTTCAGATAGAATGGACCATAACAAACCAAACTGCACTGGACTGAACTGTATTTGTCATCTCCTTAACATGAATAAAAG GTTGGAGTCAGCAAACAGCAAGCATTTACCTACATTAATGAAATGGATCTACAGAATAAGGGAATTAAGATAA